The Primulina eburnea isolate SZY01 chromosome 8, ASM2296580v1, whole genome shotgun sequence genome contains a region encoding:
- the LOC140839738 gene encoding receptor protein kinase TMK1-like, whose translation MEVKAEISVAAVYFLFGFSFVYSVTDPNDLAILNEFRKGLENTELLNWPVNGDDPCGPPSWSHVFCSGGRVTQIQVRGLGLKGPLPQNFNELSMLRNLGLQQNQFSGSLPSFSGLSELRYAYLDYNNFDTIPSDFFKGLVNLEVLALDNIPLNATTGWILPSDLQDSAQLKNLTLMNCNLAGPLPEFLGNMSSLEVLKLSSNRISGTIPESFRGSLLTTLWLNGQTHGMTGPIDVVSSMASLTSLWLHGNRFSGKIPENIGDLVSLQDLNLNRNDLVGLIPAGLANMALVHLDLNNNHFMGPIPKFKAVDFTFASNPFCLPNPGTLCAPEVMALLDFLDGVNYPSKLVESWSGNNPCASWFGVSCDNGKVATINLPSYNLFGTLSPSLVELDSLTRILLQSNNLSGSIPTNWTGLKSLILLNLSENNLSPPVPKFSDNVKLFLSGNSLLNSNPESPSQGNNTVSPSLRPSPASPTVGSISNSTSSTYLEGSHSKNPKIFAIVVPVASFAILVCLVVPLSVYICKTKKARDPTPSSSLVVHPRDPSNSENTVKIVVADNTNRSTSSLAMSGSASINSSDSHVVEAGNLVISIQVLRNVTKNFAPENELGRGGFGVVYEGELDDGTKIAVKRMEGGVISSKGLDEFQSEIAVLSKVRHRHLVSLLGYSIQGNERILVYEYMHQGALSKHLFHWKKFQLEPLSWKLRLNIALDVARGMEYLHTFAHQRFIHRDLKSSNILLGDNFRAKVSDFGLVKLAPDHGEKSVVTRLAGTFGYLAPEYAVTGKITTKADVFSFGVVLMELLTGMMAMDEERPEESQYLVGWFWQVKSKKEKLMAAIDQTLDIKDEIYDSILSVSDLAGHCTAREPGQRPDMGYAVNVLASLVEKWKPIDEDTVEYCGIDYSLPLNQMVKDWQEADGKFSSYMDLEDSKGSIPARPAGFAESFTSADGR comes from the exons ATGGAGGTGAAAGCCGAGATTAGTGTCGCTGCGGTGTATTTTCTCTTTGGGTTTTCCTTTGTTTATAGTGTTACGGACCCTAATGATTTAGCTATTTTGAATGAGTTCAGAAAAGGTTTGGAAAATACCGAGCTTTTGAACTGGCCCGTCAATGGCGATGACCCTTGTGGTCCTCCGAGCTGGAGTCATGTATTTTGTTCTGGTGGCAGGGTAACACAGATTCAGGTCAGAGGTTTGGGTTTGAAAGGCCCTTTACCTCAAAATTTCAACGAGTTGTCTATGCTGCGGAATTTAGGCCTTCAGCAGAACCAATTTAGCGGGAGTTTGCCCTCTTTCAGTGGGTTGTCTGAATTGAGATATGCTTATTTGGATTACAATAATTTTGACACAATCCCGTCTGATTTCTTTAAAGGGCTTGTGAATTTGGAGGTTTTGGCATTGGATAACATCCCTTTGAATGCCACTACTGGCTGGATTTTACCTTCTGACTTACAAGATTCGGCCCAGTTGAAGAATCTCACCCTTATGAACTGCAATTTGGCTGGTCCTTTACCTGAGTTCTTGGGAAATATGTCATCTTTAGAGGTCTTGAAACTGTCTTCGAATCGGATTTCAGGTACCATCCCGGAGAGTTTTCGGGGATCTCTTTTGACAACTCTATGGTTAAATGGGCAAACACATGGTATGACTGGTCCAATTGATGTGGTTTCAAGCATGGCCTCGCTCACTAGCCTCTGGCTCCATGGAAACCGATTTTCAGGTAAAATCCCCGAGAATATTGGTGATTTAGTATCTTTGCAAGATCTCAATCTCAATCGCAATGATCTTGTTGGTTTAATTCCTGCCGGATTAGCAAATATGGCATTAGTCCATTTAGATTTGAACAATAATCATTTCATGGGTCCTATACCAAAGTTCAAAGCCGTTGATTTTACTTTTGCATCAAATCCGTTTTGTCTTCCAAACCCTGGAACTCTCTGCGCACCAGAAGTTATGGCGCTCTTAGATTTTCTTGATGGGGTAAATTACCCCTCCAAGCTTGTGGAATCGTGGTCTGGTAATAATCCATGCGCGTCTTGGTTCGGAGTGAGTTGTGATAATGGAAAAGTAGCTACCATAAACTTGCCAAGCTATAATCTTTTCGGTACTCTAAGCCCTTCACTTGTAGAGCTTGATTCGCTTACCCGTATATTACTGCAATCCAACAATCTATCCGGTTCGATCCCTACAAATTGGACTGGTTTGAAATCTTTAATTTTGTTGAATTTGAGTGAAAACAACCTCTCCCCCCCTGTTCCTAAGTTTAGTGACAATGTAAAGCTTTTCCTAAGTGGAAACTCTCTACTAAACTCGAATCCTGAGTCACCTTCACAAGGTAACAACACCGTTTCTCCCAGTTTACGACCCTCACCTGCCTCGCCAACGGTTGGTTCCATATCTAATTCTACTAGTTCAACATATTTAGAAGGAAGCCATTCCAAGAATCCTAAGATATTCGCCATTGTGGTACCTGTTGCGAGTTTTGCAATTCTTGTTTGCTTGGTAGTGCCATTGTCAGTTTATATTTGTAAGACCAAAAAAGCTAGGGACCCTACTCCAAGCTCCTCCCTTGTGGTTCACCCAAGAGACCCATCCAATTCAGAAAACACGGTAAAGATTGTCGTTGCTGATAACACGAATAGAAGCACGTCTTCTTTAGCCATGAGTGGCTCGGCAAGCATAAACAGTAGCGACTCCCATGTGGTTGAGGCTGGAAATCTTGTCATATCGATTCAAGTTCTTCGAAACGTGACCAAGAATTTCGCTCCCGAAAATGAACTCGGCCGCGgtggttttggggtagtttatGAGGGAGAATTAGATGATGGGACTAAAATAGCCGTGAAAAGGATGGAAGGTGGGGTGATTAGCAGCAAGGGGTTGGACGAATTTCAATCTGAAATCGCTGTTCTTTCCAAAGTTCGTCACCGGCATTTAGTATCTCTTTTGGGATATTCAATCCAAGGAAATGAAAGGATTCTTGTTTACGAGTACATGCATCAAGGGGCCCTCAGCAAGCATCTTTTTCACTGGAAGAAATTTCAATTAGAGCCTCTCTCCTGGAAGCTAAGGCTAAATATAGCGCTGGATGTTGCTCGGGGAATGGAGTACCTTCATACTTTTGCTCATCAAAGATTCATACACCGCGACCTCAAATCTTCGAATATCTTACTCGGTGACAATTTTCGAGCTAAAGTGTCGGATTTTGGACTGGTCAAACTTGCCCCCGATCATGGAGAAAAATCTGTGGTGACACGGCTAGCAGGGACTTTTGGGTACCTGGCTCCTGAATATGCTG TGACAGGGAAAATCACCACAAAAGCTGATGTATTCAGCTTTGGTGTTGTGTTAATGGAACTATTAACCGGAATGATGGCCATGGACGAGGAAAGGCCTGAGGAAAGCCAATACTTGGTTGGATGGTTCTGGCAAGTCAAATCAAAGAAAGAAAAGTTAATGGCGGCCATTGATCAAACGTTAGACATAAAAGATGAAATATATGACAGCATTTTAAGCGTATCGGATCTTGCTGGACACTGCACCGCGCGGGAGCCTGGCCAACGACCCGATATGGGATATGCTGTCAATGTCTTGGCATCGCTGGTCGAGAAATGGAAGCCAATAGACGAGGATACGGTGGAATACTGTGGTATTGATTATAGCCTTCCGCTTAACCAAATGGTGAAAGATTGGCAAGAGGCAGACGGGAAATTTTCTAGTTATATGGACCTTGAGGATAGTAAGGGGAGTATTCCAGCCAGGCCTGCGGGATTTGCGGAGTCGTTCACTTCTGCCGATGGGCGATAG